A single genomic interval of uncultured Pseudodesulfovibrio sp. harbors:
- a CDS encoding HAMP domain-containing sensor histidine kinase, which translates to MRLRTKILLSVIPTVGTALLLTGWLVINSATKSSHDAVYQYCEGVLDAYFTQDLASRVELLKKNQLENVASFVDRFQQEALAAAGQLHLVWPGHLFIVDDRKSIVFCSSNEMSDRLPESWNPILERLVGAPDRVLKGHLPDEGYGDYVAKYFKPWNWGVVIVIKGDFLHEREQRIWITVASVGVITSIALILSLGMLLHRFIVEPVISLRGASQRIAMEESPVSIPVKDGDEFGELSRDIEGMSYHIHQSRKALREAYDDLKRVDEMKTVLLSNVSHELRTPLTSIMGFAKLWLKKIEGRDPDIPLSAKQMAALRDALNVISEQGNSMTGLIDNIVVLMALTADDVVAEMHPHDMVNIVEKVSNDLRERIEAKGLSFVLTTPSEPVPIKADNKLIELVLKHYITNAVAFTPAGEIEVRVAVNEDGVMVEVCDTGVGLSPEDAAKVFEQFHQAGDVMTEKPKGLGLGLAICRKIVRLHGGQVGVRSRLGKGSVFFFSLPCVDEVG; encoded by the coding sequence ATGCGACTGCGAACCAAGATTTTGCTTTCAGTGATCCCGACCGTGGGGACCGCACTGCTGCTCACCGGATGGCTGGTAATCAACAGTGCCACCAAAAGCTCGCATGACGCTGTGTACCAGTATTGTGAAGGGGTTCTGGATGCCTATTTTACTCAGGACCTGGCGAGCCGGGTCGAGCTGCTGAAAAAGAATCAATTGGAAAACGTTGCCTCATTTGTTGACCGCTTCCAGCAGGAAGCGCTTGCGGCGGCAGGTCAACTCCATCTTGTTTGGCCCGGGCACCTGTTTATCGTCGATGACCGGAAAAGTATCGTTTTCTGTTCTTCGAATGAGATGTCTGACCGGTTGCCCGAATCTTGGAATCCAATTCTCGAGCGATTGGTGGGAGCGCCGGACCGTGTATTGAAAGGGCACCTCCCGGACGAGGGCTACGGTGATTATGTGGCCAAGTATTTCAAGCCGTGGAATTGGGGCGTGGTCATTGTGATCAAAGGTGATTTTCTGCATGAGCGGGAGCAGCGTATCTGGATAACGGTGGCCAGCGTCGGGGTCATCACTTCAATCGCATTGATTTTGAGCCTCGGGATGTTGCTGCATAGATTCATAGTTGAGCCTGTCATATCCCTTCGAGGCGCTTCCCAACGGATTGCCATGGAAGAATCCCCGGTTTCCATCCCTGTCAAAGATGGTGATGAGTTCGGTGAATTGAGTCGTGATATCGAGGGAATGTCGTATCATATTCATCAATCCAGAAAAGCGCTTCGCGAAGCGTATGACGATTTGAAGAGAGTGGATGAAATGAAGACCGTCTTGCTCTCAAACGTTTCACATGAACTGCGTACCCCGCTTACTTCCATCATGGGTTTCGCCAAGCTTTGGCTCAAGAAGATTGAAGGACGTGATCCTGATATTCCGCTTTCCGCGAAACAGATGGCTGCGTTGCGCGATGCCTTGAACGTCATTTCGGAACAGGGCAACTCCATGACCGGTTTGATTGATAATATTGTCGTTTTGATGGCGTTGACAGCAGACGATGTCGTTGCCGAAATGCATCCGCATGACATGGTCAATATCGTGGAAAAGGTCAGTAATGATTTGCGGGAGCGGATTGAAGCAAAGGGGCTTTCATTTGTTCTGACAACGCCATCCGAACCGGTGCCGATCAAGGCGGACAACAAGCTGATCGAGCTGGTGTTGAAACACTATATTACCAATGCCGTTGCATTCACTCCTGCGGGTGAAATCGAGGTGCGAGTCGCCGTAAATGAAGACGGGGTTATGGTGGAAGTATGCGATACGGGCGTGGGGCTGTCTCCTGAAGACGCGGCAAAGGTGTTTGAACAGTTCCATCAGGCAGGCGATGTCATGACCGAGAAACCGAAGGGGTTGGGCCTCGGGCTGGCCATTTGCCGGAAAATCGTGCGACTCCACGGTGGACAGGTCGGGGTGCGGAGCCGCCTTGGAAAGGGAAGTGTATTTTTCTTTTCTCTCCCGTGCGTCGATGAAGTTGGATGA
- a CDS encoding ABC transporter substrate binding protein, with amino-acid sequence MVETMPVPVVTDHENFFLSGLEKLGYHAGKNLVVDKIEAQGSEVRAKEKLREYLAGHEVDVVVSFATLASRAAKEVLEGTDIPLVFCVVSDPVGTGLIDEVGLPTKTNVTGLVFSLMRKSKMELAKELLVQPFPDRPVRVGVVLSSYPAAVNDLKAMRALGGQIEFKSFQLEYRAMPDGLDAMLADARKGVTALSPEIDYWWIVPGPLGETMEFSELLLESDIPVGLCHTKECTRNGGLFFVNPNYEESGFQVAGIVDSIFKGTAPGNIPPVPPDSFELGINLKTALELQIVIPSEVMELAGKNVWR; translated from the coding sequence ATGGTTGAAACAATGCCGGTTCCGGTTGTGACCGATCATGAAAATTTCTTTTTGAGTGGTTTGGAAAAACTCGGCTACCATGCGGGGAAGAATCTTGTAGTCGACAAAATTGAAGCTCAGGGAAGCGAGGTGCGCGCAAAGGAAAAACTCCGCGAGTACCTTGCCGGACATGAAGTGGATGTCGTTGTTTCCTTTGCAACCCTGGCCTCTCGGGCAGCAAAGGAAGTGCTTGAAGGAACAGATATTCCTCTGGTGTTTTGTGTCGTGTCGGACCCGGTGGGGACAGGGTTGATTGATGAAGTGGGGCTTCCGACCAAAACCAATGTCACCGGACTGGTCTTTTCCCTGATGCGTAAGTCGAAGATGGAACTTGCAAAGGAATTGTTGGTGCAACCTTTCCCGGATCGTCCGGTTCGTGTTGGGGTTGTGCTTTCTTCGTATCCCGCCGCAGTCAATGATCTGAAGGCCATGCGCGCTCTTGGCGGACAGATTGAATTCAAGTCGTTCCAGTTGGAATATCGTGCCATGCCCGATGGACTGGATGCCATGTTGGCCGATGCCCGGAAAGGCGTCACAGCTCTTTCTCCCGAGATTGACTACTGGTGGATCGTGCCGGGGCCGCTTGGTGAAACCATGGAGTTTTCGGAGTTGCTTCTGGAGTCGGACATTCCCGTGGGATTGTGTCATACCAAGGAATGTACCAGAAACGGGGGGCTTTTCTTTGTAAATCCCAATTACGAGGAAAGCGGGTTTCAGGTGGCAGGCATAGTTGACTCAATCTTCAAGGGAACTGCACCCGGAAACATACCGCCTGTCCCGCCAGACAGTTTCGAGCTTGGTATAAATCTCAAAACGGCACTGGAACTCCAGATTGTCATTCCGAGTGAAGTAATGGAACTCGCGGGCAAGAACGTGTGGCGGTAG
- a CDS encoding MarR family transcriptional regulator, whose translation MSSKNESIKALTGRLMRIINKHSRIEELPIRTGKNVGLTAREVHCLNVIGQQEGINIKTIGDTLGVTKSAASQMVGKLEKKGFAQKEKAVNNDKEILAYLTDTGWDAFKAHKEFHERHFKTLMRQLDAFPDTQLAVAAAILSAVETVVDERIAELFDE comes from the coding sequence ATGAGCAGCAAAAACGAATCCATAAAAGCCCTCACCGGCAGACTGATGCGGATAATCAACAAGCACTCCCGCATTGAAGAACTGCCCATACGCACAGGCAAAAACGTTGGCCTGACAGCCCGTGAAGTTCACTGCCTGAACGTCATCGGCCAACAGGAGGGAATCAATATCAAAACCATTGGCGACACGCTCGGGGTCACGAAAAGCGCGGCATCCCAAATGGTCGGCAAGCTGGAAAAAAAAGGATTCGCCCAAAAAGAAAAAGCAGTGAACAACGACAAGGAAATACTGGCATACCTCACGGATACGGGATGGGACGCCTTCAAGGCCCACAAGGAATTCCATGAACGCCACTTCAAAACACTCATGCGGCAGTTGGATGCATTTCCCGACACCCAACTGGCGGTTGCAGCCGCCATTCTCTCGGCAGTCGAGACGGTCGTCGATGAACGCATTGCCGAACTGTTTGACGAATAA
- a CDS encoding carboxymuconolactone decarboxylase family protein, which yields MQNQGQWLEEFLACRKNFDNEKSEVWELTLQTVNAAFKDGALGSKEKHLMALGIGVKDHCAPCTLGHLQGAIKAGATKEEILETIGVTISMSGTTAMGGAWMVFKMMEEEGLF from the coding sequence ATGCAAAATCAGGGACAATGGCTTGAAGAGTTTCTGGCCTGCCGCAAAAACTTCGACAATGAGAAATCCGAAGTATGGGAACTCACCCTGCAAACAGTGAACGCCGCCTTCAAGGACGGAGCGCTCGGCTCCAAGGAGAAACACCTGATGGCCCTCGGCATCGGTGTGAAAGACCACTGCGCGCCGTGCACGCTCGGTCATCTTCAGGGTGCCATCAAGGCCGGGGCCACGAAAGAGGAAATCCTCGAAACCATCGGCGTCACCATTTCCATGTCCGGCACCACAGCCATGGGTGGAGCCTGGATGGTTTTCAAGATGATGGAAGAAGAAGGACTTTTCTAA
- a CDS encoding heterodisulfide reductase-related iron-sulfur binding cluster gives MSLDSGMTQPALQQHVDVFVNSFFANGARNYIRKTTRDAPWMSVGIMEKTNSEAFYSSRLFSGMNIVGGNGYSLGHGFIHGYLKDSAETQIGRAVANLNSLGTEEIVFYHDESLRGLDLARKLGLKLNFTPVTLLEWLIRQVKDNRQQVRPLDTDAAVQLPCSWQSGDRKNTRINELFDLIGVRRVKRQYDYNDRLCCGIRGFFGLQTGHTQNDSDHAEAQVSRNIEDARQAGAKYMVTTCPYCFAALASTAKGAGITPIQIEGLANLALYGESLPEGLAFL, from the coding sequence ATGTCACTTGATTCCGGTATGACGCAGCCGGCGCTGCAACAACACGTTGATGTTTTCGTCAACAGCTTTTTCGCCAACGGCGCACGCAATTACATACGCAAGACCACCCGGGACGCCCCATGGATGAGTGTGGGGATCATGGAAAAAACCAATTCCGAGGCTTTCTACTCCAGCCGACTCTTTTCCGGAATGAACATTGTCGGCGGCAATGGTTATTCCCTTGGACACGGCTTCATTCACGGCTACCTCAAGGACTCGGCCGAAACGCAAATAGGGCGTGCCGTCGCCAATCTCAATTCTCTGGGCACGGAAGAGATCGTCTTCTACCACGACGAAAGCCTGCGCGGTCTCGACTTGGCCCGCAAACTGGGCCTGAAGCTGAACTTCACACCTGTCACGCTACTGGAATGGCTCATCCGGCAGGTCAAGGACAACCGGCAGCAGGTTCGGCCGCTTGATACGGACGCCGCGGTCCAACTCCCCTGCTCATGGCAATCCGGAGACAGGAAAAACACCCGGATAAACGAACTCTTCGACCTGATCGGCGTCAGGCGCGTCAAACGGCAGTATGACTACAACGACAGGCTGTGCTGCGGAATCCGGGGATTTTTCGGCCTTCAGACCGGCCATACCCAAAACGATTCCGACCACGCTGAAGCACAGGTCAGCAGGAATATCGAAGACGCCCGACAGGCAGGAGCCAAATACATGGTCACCACCTGCCCGTACTGCTTCGCGGCGCTCGCTTCGACCGCAAAAGGCGCCGGGATAACCCCGATACAGATAGAAGGACTGGCAAACCTCGCATTATACGGCGAATCGCTTCCCGAAGGGCTGGCCTTCCTCTAG
- a CDS encoding FAD-dependent oxidoreductase, with protein MQRHFPNIFKPLTIGSMELKNRVALAPMGTSLGNKDDTLSDRLISFYARIAQGGAGLITTGVAAVSKNGTVGVGMNSLYDDSHIPGFKTLAEAVHAAGAKLCIHLMHGGLEAFPFFTKKKRLVSPSGGIFGPNQMRFKGMELKNTTMISNVMSHEDIKTAGDEFAAAALRAKQAGADALELNGAQGFLLQQFYSPYFNKRTDEYGGDFKDRMRFPLEVVEKVRAAVGREFPIIFRMVATEGEGGGIDVADAVQIAQELEKAGVDGLHITAGRGISPMVWSLMMPIAEEGHTPIKDHVATIKNGVNIPVIGVQRIVDPESAEEILATGKADMVALGRGLIADPDWVNKAQQGKADDIRKCIGCLQGCIGTQMTAGYSNCLQNPEAGRENHLQILPTESPRKVLVVGGGPAGLEAALIAGKRGHEVVLYEKDNKLGGQWNLAFVPPGKEDFRWVIDWRVSQIDQMDNVTVKTGCEVTPEIIDEIAPDVTLVATGSVPVLPDITGIHNDRVTTAHAVLGGEPVHGKNIAVIGGGATGSETAHLLATKGKHVTIVEALPDIATDEMPARKVWLMQALARNNVAIATGVGVNEITADGELIVTRDDIRESLGTFDAIVMATGVRSHDPLEAMDGKLSGETHVIGDAYLMPTNGLDALHHASELARTI; from the coding sequence ATGCAACGACACTTCCCGAATATCTTCAAGCCGCTGACCATCGGCTCCATGGAACTGAAAAACAGGGTCGCGCTGGCTCCCATGGGGACCAGTCTCGGCAACAAGGACGACACGCTTTCCGACAGGCTCATATCCTTTTATGCCAGAATAGCCCAAGGCGGGGCAGGGTTGATAACAACCGGCGTCGCTGCGGTTTCCAAAAACGGAACCGTTGGGGTGGGCATGAATTCACTCTACGACGACAGCCATATTCCCGGATTCAAGACCCTTGCCGAAGCCGTGCATGCGGCAGGAGCCAAACTGTGCATCCATCTCATGCACGGCGGGCTGGAAGCGTTCCCGTTCTTCACGAAAAAGAAACGACTCGTTTCGCCATCGGGTGGTATTTTCGGGCCGAATCAGATGCGCTTCAAGGGCATGGAGCTAAAAAACACCACCATGATTTCCAACGTCATGTCCCACGAAGACATAAAGACTGCGGGCGATGAATTCGCCGCAGCCGCCCTGCGGGCAAAACAGGCCGGGGCGGACGCCTTGGAACTCAATGGGGCGCAGGGTTTTCTTCTCCAGCAGTTCTATTCTCCCTACTTCAACAAGCGCACCGACGAATACGGTGGAGACTTCAAAGACAGGATGCGGTTCCCTCTGGAGGTGGTCGAAAAAGTCAGGGCCGCCGTGGGCCGGGAGTTCCCCATCATTTTCCGCATGGTCGCCACCGAAGGCGAGGGAGGCGGGATAGACGTCGCCGATGCGGTGCAGATCGCGCAGGAACTGGAAAAGGCCGGTGTGGACGGGCTGCACATCACGGCGGGCCGCGGCATTTCTCCGATGGTCTGGTCCCTGATGATGCCCATTGCCGAAGAAGGCCACACACCGATCAAAGACCATGTGGCCACCATCAAGAACGGGGTCAACATCCCGGTCATCGGCGTACAGCGGATCGTCGATCCCGAAAGCGCCGAAGAGATTCTGGCGACAGGCAAGGCTGACATGGTTGCGCTGGGCCGAGGCCTGATCGCCGACCCGGACTGGGTGAACAAGGCGCAGCAAGGCAAGGCCGACGATATCCGCAAGTGCATCGGATGCCTGCAAGGATGCATCGGCACCCAGATGACCGCCGGGTACTCCAATTGTCTGCAAAACCCGGAAGCGGGAAGGGAAAACCACTTGCAGATACTCCCAACCGAAAGCCCCAGAAAGGTGCTCGTTGTCGGTGGCGGACCAGCCGGACTGGAAGCCGCCCTCATAGCCGGCAAGCGGGGCCATGAAGTCGTCCTGTACGAAAAGGACAACAAACTCGGCGGGCAATGGAATCTCGCCTTTGTTCCTCCGGGCAAGGAGGACTTCCGATGGGTTATCGATTGGCGCGTCAGTCAGATCGACCAGATGGACAACGTGACCGTAAAAACCGGCTGCGAAGTGACGCCGGAAATAATCGACGAAATCGCCCCGGACGTCACGCTGGTCGCGACCGGCAGTGTTCCCGTCCTTCCCGACATTACCGGCATACACAATGACCGGGTGACGACAGCCCACGCCGTTCTGGGTGGCGAGCCTGTCCATGGAAAGAATATCGCCGTGATCGGGGGCGGGGCAACCGGCTCCGAAACAGCGCACCTCCTCGCGACCAAAGGGAAACACGTCACCATCGTTGAAGCCCTTCCCGACATCGCCACGGATGAAATGCCGGCAAGAAAGGTGTGGCTGATGCAGGCTCTGGCCCGAAACAACGTGGCGATTGCAACCGGCGTCGGAGTCAACGAAATCACAGCCGATGGAGAACTGATCGTCACCCGGGACGACATAAGAGAAAGTCTGGGAACGTTTGACGCCATAGTCATGGCGACCGGGGTACGCAGCCACGACCCGCTTGAGGCAATGGACGGCAAACTCTCCGGGGAAACGCACGTCATTGGGGATGCCTACCTCATGCCGACCAACGGTCTTGACGCCCTGCACCACGCCTCTGAACTGGCAAGAACGATTTAG
- a CDS encoding acyl-CoA dehydratase activase, giving the protein MYSFGIDIGYSAIKTAILDSNKRIIHSEYALHRGNVSETLKKMIGQTIERPDADRIVHGAVTGSGNAFLTDKGEVSPVNEVAAIVEGALLLDKDCASIIEMGGQTAKFITGFTADDKTRVEVSMTSNCSSGTGSFLEEQVSRLGMDIEDYSAHAAKATSIPRIAGRCSVFAKTDITHHQQEGVPREDILAGLAHAVVKNYRSAVMRRLPKTTPMLFVGGVCRNSAITEAMSSVLKLGPDELRTSEHSGMAGAIGAAVLAAQEQLTINIRETAGALADTPSRHIHMHEDLNLKPLAGLGMDDGKGKHITQMLPDSLPVDCWLGIDVGSTSTNLVLIDDQDRILGYRYLRTAGAPVRAVCKGLAELHEEFGDRIRVAGSATTGSGRYMTGRLVGADLVRDEITAQARAAVAIDPSVDTIFEIGGQDSKFIAIEDGVVADFQMNKICAAGTGSFIEEQTKKLGVPLEEIGPTALSATNPTSLGERCTVFMESSIAAHLGQGTNIADLAAGLCYSIVKNYTNRVVGQKRIGHKIFLQGGVAHNQGVVNAFRAVTGRDVTVPPFFSVTGAYGAAMLAREKMQTEGLTTTEFKGFAPTPPDETRTMPTSDKATSSDFNRKVQEFIFEGYDDTMDPNRKTVGIPRALFTYGMFPMFYPFFKELGFNVKLSAPTSEETIRMSQEFSLDETCYPVKLINGHAAELVKKGVDYLFFPDLYTVFHPGSESRQDYGCAYMQLAFKIINKAMDLENKGIKLLAPTIAFNQGREFMQGVFMKMGRELGKTEQETGMALQKAMGSFKAFEDKLEQRGKETLANLDPDKKTFVLISKIYGVADPVLNLGIPDKLAAMGYQTLPFYDMPEVDIFNQHPNMYWPFGQHILEAAKLVSKHPNLYAVFLTHHGCGPDTVTAHYFKEIMGDKPYLTIEVDEHSSGVGVITRVEAFVNSLGKRPVMQAGPLETYTELPPEKPVNIDAEPPRAATGKLVVPCMQPYSRLACKAMEAEGIDAVEANATTAASIDLGRNHTVTNEYYSLAVLLGDLLHTLKGMNGSGEKVKLLLPQNEGAEVDGQYPRFIRAKLDQNGLENVGIAAPYMEDLLTLNEEHARTLFLCLLAGDLILLAPGDKRQMLQETIEEMIASKSLTPGFLASVARHVRTWTQGQHNGKTVFALGEPMTLYNDILNDNTFKTLEAEGHRVIYAPLSEYMWSFWHDFAPETNGSKAPKQRLLDEFQNTIRSIAAILEDQSHFEPDLKQLMAKADETIGYYAGAFGRYRSVKPLGSMAEANGIISVTSMYENTGISLEILQKRRNGDGTLPMLTLTFDGNRNKADETKVESFLFYI; this is encoded by the coding sequence ATGTACAGCTTCGGAATAGACATCGGCTACTCAGCCATCAAAACGGCAATCCTTGATTCCAACAAGAGGATCATTCATTCGGAATACGCCCTTCATCGGGGAAACGTTTCCGAGACACTGAAAAAAATGATTGGGCAAACAATCGAACGGCCTGATGCGGACCGGATTGTTCATGGAGCCGTCACCGGAAGCGGCAACGCATTTCTTACGGACAAGGGAGAGGTTTCCCCGGTCAACGAAGTGGCGGCCATTGTCGAAGGAGCCCTTCTCCTCGACAAGGACTGCGCTTCCATCATCGAGATGGGCGGCCAGACCGCGAAATTCATCACCGGCTTCACCGCAGACGATAAGACCCGCGTGGAAGTATCAATGACATCCAACTGCTCATCGGGCACGGGATCATTCCTTGAGGAACAGGTGTCGCGGCTGGGAATGGACATTGAAGACTATTCTGCTCACGCCGCAAAGGCGACTTCCATCCCCCGCATCGCCGGACGATGCAGTGTGTTTGCCAAGACGGACATCACGCACCATCAGCAGGAAGGCGTGCCAAGAGAGGATATTCTCGCCGGACTGGCCCATGCGGTGGTCAAGAACTACAGAAGTGCAGTCATGCGCCGATTGCCCAAGACAACGCCCATGCTCTTTGTGGGTGGCGTCTGCCGCAACAGCGCGATCACGGAAGCCATGTCCTCGGTGCTCAAACTCGGACCGGACGAACTGCGTACCAGCGAGCATTCCGGCATGGCCGGGGCCATCGGGGCAGCCGTACTGGCCGCACAGGAGCAGCTTACCATAAACATCCGGGAAACTGCGGGAGCGCTGGCCGATACTCCTTCCCGCCACATTCACATGCACGAAGACCTGAACCTCAAGCCGCTGGCGGGCCTCGGCATGGACGACGGCAAGGGCAAACACATCACCCAGATGTTGCCGGACTCCCTTCCGGTCGACTGCTGGCTGGGCATTGACGTCGGTTCCACCAGCACCAATCTCGTTCTCATTGACGATCAGGACAGAATCCTCGGCTACCGCTATCTGAGAACGGCAGGAGCCCCTGTCCGGGCAGTATGCAAGGGGCTTGCGGAACTGCACGAGGAATTCGGCGACAGAATCAGAGTCGCGGGATCCGCAACGACCGGGTCCGGCAGATACATGACCGGCCGTCTGGTGGGAGCTGACCTTGTCCGTGACGAAATCACGGCTCAGGCCCGTGCTGCCGTGGCCATCGATCCTTCGGTGGACACCATCTTCGAAATCGGCGGACAGGATTCCAAATTCATCGCCATTGAAGACGGCGTGGTCGCGGATTTCCAAATGAACAAAATCTGCGCGGCCGGAACCGGCTCCTTCATCGAGGAGCAAACCAAGAAGCTAGGCGTGCCTCTGGAGGAGATCGGTCCCACCGCGCTCTCGGCAACGAATCCCACAAGTCTGGGAGAACGCTGCACCGTTTTCATGGAAAGCAGCATCGCCGCCCATCTGGGTCAGGGAACCAACATCGCCGATCTCGCTGCCGGACTGTGCTACTCCATCGTCAAGAACTACACGAACAGGGTCGTCGGACAGAAACGCATCGGCCACAAGATATTCCTGCAAGGCGGCGTGGCGCACAATCAGGGTGTGGTCAACGCCTTCCGCGCAGTCACAGGCAGGGACGTCACCGTACCGCCGTTCTTCAGCGTCACAGGGGCATACGGAGCCGCCATGCTGGCCCGTGAAAAAATGCAGACCGAAGGCTTGACGACCACGGAATTCAAGGGCTTCGCCCCCACACCGCCGGACGAGACGCGAACAATGCCCACTTCCGACAAAGCCACAAGCTCCGACTTCAACCGGAAGGTTCAGGAGTTCATTTTCGAAGGGTACGATGACACAATGGACCCGAACAGGAAGACCGTGGGCATCCCCCGCGCCCTGTTCACCTACGGCATGTTCCCGATGTTCTACCCCTTCTTCAAGGAACTGGGCTTCAACGTGAAGCTCTCCGCCCCGACCTCGGAAGAGACGATACGGATGTCACAGGAATTTTCCCTGGACGAGACGTGCTATCCGGTCAAACTCATCAACGGCCACGCTGCCGAGCTGGTGAAAAAGGGAGTGGACTATCTGTTCTTCCCCGACCTCTACACCGTGTTCCATCCCGGTTCGGAATCGCGGCAGGACTATGGCTGCGCGTACATGCAGCTGGCCTTCAAGATCATCAACAAGGCCATGGACCTTGAGAACAAGGGCATCAAACTGCTGGCACCGACCATTGCCTTCAATCAGGGGCGGGAGTTCATGCAGGGCGTGTTCATGAAAATGGGCCGCGAACTGGGCAAGACCGAACAGGAAACCGGCATGGCCCTGCAAAAGGCCATGGGGTCGTTCAAGGCATTCGAGGACAAGCTCGAACAGCGAGGCAAGGAAACCCTCGCCAATCTTGATCCCGACAAAAAGACCTTTGTGCTCATTTCAAAGATATACGGCGTAGCAGACCCCGTCCTGAATCTGGGTATTCCGGACAAACTCGCGGCAATGGGATACCAGACCCTGCCGTTCTACGACATGCCCGAAGTGGACATCTTCAATCAGCACCCGAACATGTACTGGCCCTTTGGGCAGCACATTCTCGAAGCCGCAAAGCTGGTCTCCAAGCATCCGAACCTCTATGCGGTATTCCTCACACACCACGGATGCGGGCCGGACACGGTGACAGCCCACTACTTCAAGGAAATCATGGGCGACAAGCCCTATCTGACCATTGAAGTGGACGAGCACTCTTCCGGCGTCGGCGTTATCACCCGGGTGGAAGCCTTTGTGAACAGCCTTGGCAAACGCCCCGTCATGCAGGCCGGACCTCTTGAAACATATACGGAGCTTCCTCCCGAAAAGCCCGTGAACATTGACGCCGAACCTCCCCGTGCTGCAACAGGGAAACTCGTCGTGCCATGCATGCAGCCTTACTCACGACTGGCCTGCAAAGCCATGGAAGCGGAAGGGATAGATGCTGTCGAGGCCAACGCAACGACCGCCGCGTCGATCGATCTCGGCAGAAACCATACCGTCACCAATGAGTACTACTCTCTGGCCGTCCTGCTGGGAGACCTGCTGCACACCCTGAAAGGGATGAACGGTTCAGGCGAGAAAGTGAAACTGCTGCTCCCGCAGAACGAAGGGGCGGAGGTCGACGGGCAGTACCCGCGGTTCATTCGCGCCAAGCTGGACCAGAACGGATTGGAAAACGTCGGAATCGCCGCTCCCTACATGGAAGACCTGCTCACCCTGAACGAAGAGCACGCCAGGACCCTGTTCCTGTGCCTGCTGGCTGGTGACCTCATTCTGCTCGCTCCCGGCGATAAGCGGCAGATGCTTCAGGAAACCATCGAAGAAATGATTGCAAGCAAATCGCTGACGCCGGGATTTCTCGCTTCCGTAGCCAGACACGTCAGGACGTGGACACAGGGGCAGCACAACGGAAAGACCGTCTTCGCCCTTGGGGAACCGATGACACTCTACAACGACATCCTGAACGACAACACGTTCAAGACGCTTGAGGCCGAAGGGCACCGCGTCATCTATGCCCCTCTCAGCGAATACATGTGGAGTTTCTGGCATGACTTCGCCCCTGAAACCAACGGCAGCAAGGCTCCCAAGCAGCGTCTGCTGGATGAATTCCAGAACACCATTCGCTCCATTGCGGCGATCCTCGAAGACCAAAGCCACTTCGAGCCGGACCTGAAACAACTCATGGCAAAGGCGGACGAAACCATAGGCTACTACGCAGGAGCCTTCGGACGGTATCGAAGCGTCAAACCCCTCGGCTCCATGGCGGAAGCAAACGGCATCATCTCGGTCACCTCGATGTACGAAAACACGGGAATCTCCCTTGAGATTCTGCAAAAACGACGCAACGGAGACGGCACCCTGCCGATGCTGACACTGACCTTTGACGGCAACAGAAACAAGGCGGACGAAACAAAAGTCGAGTCATTCCTCTTTTACATCTGA
- a CDS encoding Fur family transcriptional regulator, translated as MHTTMHKKTSRPRELTPQAKIMRTLQKQGLKLTRQRKVILEVFLDMDGHPSPEEIHREIHRQGHNLGISTVYRTLKVLVETGVVRKLEFGDGQGRYEQRDERTQHLHLVCKQCGQTFEVPTIAVDWLFEELAENHAFALHSHTAYLYGLCDACIAESSENRDNHEEERITP; from the coding sequence ATGCACACCACCATGCACAAGAAAACCAGTCGTCCACGGGAGCTGACTCCCCAGGCAAAGATCATGCGGACCCTGCAAAAACAGGGGCTCAAACTGACCCGTCAGCGGAAGGTTATTCTGGAGGTTTTTCTGGACATGGACGGGCACCCGTCACCGGAGGAAATCCATCGTGAAATCCACCGTCAGGGGCACAATCTGGGCATCTCCACGGTCTACCGGACACTGAAGGTACTCGTTGAAACCGGCGTTGTACGCAAACTCGAGTTCGGCGATGGACAGGGCCGGTACGAGCAACGTGACGAAAGGACGCAGCATCTGCATCTGGTCTGCAAACAATGCGGACAGACGTTCGAAGTACCGACAATCGCGGTGGACTGGCTGTTCGAGGAACTGGCTGAAAACCATGCGTTCGCCCTGCACAGCCACACGGCATACCTCTACGGACTCTGCGACGCATGCATCGCGGAATCCTCAGAAAACAGAGACAATCATGAAGAAGAAAGGATAACCCCATGA